In Tenrec ecaudatus isolate mTenEca1 chromosome 4, mTenEca1.hap1, whole genome shotgun sequence, a single window of DNA contains:
- the EEF1G gene encoding elongation factor 1-gamma — MPSMPSSLSGCRVSRARAPSRPPSRGGVLCGSAERPTPFLCGITMAAGTLYTYPENWRACKALIAAQYSGAQIRVLSTPPHFHFGQTNRTPEFLRKFPAGKVPAFEGDDGFCVFESNAIAYYVSNEELRGRTPEAAAQVVQWVSFADSDIVPPASTWVFPTLGIMHHNKQATENAKEEVRRILGLLDAHLKTRTFLVGDRVTLADITVVCTLLWLYKQVLEPSFRQAFPNTNRWFLTCIHQPQFRAVLGEVKLCEKMAQFDAKKFAEIQPKKDTPRKEKAPREEKQKAPAERKEEKKAAAPAPEEEMDECEQALAAEPKAKDPFAHLPKSPFVLDEFKRKYSNEDTLSVALPHFWEHFDKEGWSLWYAEYRFPEELSQTFMSCNLITGMFQRLDKLRKNAFASVILFGTNNSSSISGVWVFRGQELVFPLSPDWQVDYESYTWRKLDPGSEETKTLVQEYFSWEGAFQHVGKAFNQGKIFK, encoded by the exons GCGCCGAGCGCCCCACCCCCTTTCTCTGCGGAATCACCATGGCGGCTGGG ACCCTTTACACATACCCAGAAAACTGGCGGGCCTGCAAGGCCCTCATCGCTGCTCAGTACAGTGGGGCTCAGATCCGCGTGCTGTCCACACCACCCCACTTCCACTTCGGCCAAACCAACCGCACCCCCGAATTTCTCCGCAAATTCCCTGCTGGCAAG GTCCCGGCGTTTGAAGGTGATGATGGCTTCTGTGTGTTTGAGAGCAATGCCATTGCCTACTATG TGAGCAACGAGGAGCTACGGGGAAGAACCCCAGAGGCAGcagcccaggtggtgcagtgggtgagcttcGCGGACAGCGACATCGTCCCCCCAGCCAGTACCTGGGTGTTCCCCACCTTGGGCATCATGCATCACAACAAGCAG GCCACCGAGAACGCCAAGGAGGAGGTGCGGCGAATCCTGGGCCTGCTGGATGCCCACTTGAAAACCAGGACTTTCCTGGTGGGTGACCGAGTGACCCTGGCTGACATCACAGTCGTCTGCACCCTCTTGTGGCTCTACAAACAG GTCCTAGAGCCTTCTTTCCGTCAGGCCTTCCCCAATACCAACCGCTGGTTCCTCACCTGCATTCACCAGCCCCAGTTCCGGGCCGTCTTGGGGGAGGTGAAGCTCTGTGAGAAGATGGCACAGTTTGATG CTAAAAAGTTTGCTGAGATCCAGCCCAAGAAGGACACCCCTCGGAAAGAGAAGGCACCCCGGGAGGAGAAGCAGAAGGCCCCGGCGGAGCGGAAAGAAGAGAAGAAGGCCGCGGCTCCTGCCCCTGAGGAGGAGATGGACGAATGTGAACAGGCGCTGGCCGCTGAGCCCAAGGCCAAGGACCCCTTTGCTCACCTGCCCAAGAG tcccttcgTGCTGGACGAGTTCAAGCGCAAGTACTCCAACGAGGACACCCTCTCGGTGGCGCTGCCGCATTTCTGGGAGCACTTTGACAAGGAAGGCTGGTCCCTGTGGTACGCCGAGTACCGCTTCCCCGAGGAGCTGAGCCAGACATTCATGAGCTGCAACCTCATCACTG GAATGTTCCAGCGATTGGACAAGCTGAGGAAGAATGCCTTCGCCAGTGTTATCCTCTTTGGAACCAACAACAGCAGCTCCATTTCGGGGGTTTGGGTCTTCAGAGGCCAAGAGCTTGTCTTTCCG CTGAGTCCAGATTGGCAGGTGGATTATGAGTCGTACACATGGCGGAAACTGGATCCTGGCAGTGAGGAGACAAAGACGCTGGTCCAAGAGTACTTCTCCTGGGAGGGGGCCTTCCAGCACGTAGGCAAAGCCTTCAACCAGGGCAAGATCTTCAAGTGA